A window from Drosophila nasuta strain 15112-1781.00 chromosome 3, ASM2355853v1, whole genome shotgun sequence encodes these proteins:
- the LOC132790368 gene encoding LOW QUALITY PROTEIN: protein Teyrha-meyrha (The sequence of the model RefSeq protein was modified relative to this genomic sequence to represent the inferred CDS: deleted 1 base in 1 codon): MESNAFVSSHLPSQALVVLSEAASGLHEALRGQRPFPARLPDAKDLHNMSLVGNYSTQFLHNFHPHLLQTLNHGMLAANGAAAAAAAAGAPGSYFASERSPLGKPSVLSNFSLPSAFSPPKYIGISLDQNLFNGSESFRTDSASPTCTSHESMEGSQDYDAVEKGESPRSNNSQDPRDLRHLHNVSKAHTVASSSTASSSSSSSCSTSSAVAAISSAAAVAAAATSRAVVSMATHLAAHQSSPAAHHHAHTHAQHSHPHSHSHHHGHGHVGGAGSAGGAPPPPPPTHAHHMAHAHPHPLSHHAAHHAALASLSMAGLRAVPGGLSLVSGLQAAAAGGAIPEMCPVCGLKLSAEEWHTHFLTELDRLYKLSAGFERANLQATYMFAPPCPAQENAIRTSHNRWETFQRIRNNRQNRLRLKVRKRKYGEMYMMESLYCSSCPICKRKYALETGKLPPEEDNKMQEEIETVDVESCNDDVPDSGSELAGASAGVGGLTSNLSANSMHNSNAQPGKLDGILYRTACVMNQKDGHADEQDVCTNVTTASSSSSSVSWSGETTPSTPHTQAHISVKNVSELSSTTHHYYNADSCGVGVNEQSSSNNNNNGSGSNNNGSKELMMDTASCQNDSDEDVIVDDDETVKMSTKSAHSYKRRLDENVGSSRSMENISPSEERPRSEPQVSSTEPGPMDISNSNNNNNNNTTTATKYVESMENSLSQLSSMGVPGLTQLDTKTGIKDLNTDAFLRGRNFYFHQSCANVMSSYRLNKELLSQAQAQREAAANTATPRSLSPSPAQSPQQSVATPAME, encoded by the exons ATGGAAAGCAACGCATTTGTTAGCAGCCATTTGCCATCACAAGCGCTTGTTGTACTATCGGAGGCCGCTTCCGGTTTGCATGAGGCACTGCGTGGCCAACGTCCGTTTCCAGCGAGA TTACCTGACGCCAAAGATCTACACAACATGTCACTAGTCGGCAACTATAGCACCCAATTCCTGCACAACTTCCATCCGCACTTGCTGCAGACCCTCAACCATGGCATGCTGGCGGCAAatggagcagctgcagcagcagccgccgccggAGCACCGGGCAGTTATTTTGCCAGCGAGCGGTCGCCGCTGGGGAAGCCGTCGGTGCTGTCGAACTTTTCGCTTCCGTCGGCATTTTCGCCACCCAAATACATTGGCATATCTCTGGACCAG aaTCTCTTCAATGGAAGCGAATCATTTCGCACGGATTCGGCCAGTCCCACGTGCACATCACATGAATCCATGGAGGGATCACAGGATTACGATGCAGTTGAAAAGGGTGAAAGTCCGCGCAGCAATAACTCTCAGGATCCCAGGGATTTGAGAC ATCTGCATAACGTGAGCAAGGCGCACACGGTCGCCTCATCCTCGACAGCATCCAGCAGCTCCTCATCCTCCTGCTCGACCAGCTCCGCTGTCGCAGCCATTAGCTCGGCAGCGGCCGTTGCAGCGGCGGCCACAAGCAGAGCCGTCGTCTCCATGGCCACACATCTGGCGGCGCATCAATCGTCGCCAGCAGCACATCATCACGCCCATACGCACGCCCAGCACTCGCATCCGCATTCGCATTCCCATCATCATGGCCATGGTCATGTGGGTGGCGCCGGTTCAGCCGGTGGagcgccaccgccgccgccgccaacACATGCCCATCACATGGCCCACGCTCATCCCCATCCATTGTCGCATCATGCCGCCCATCATGCGGCACTGGCCAGCCTGAGCATGGCCGGATTGCGTGCGGTGCCAGGTGGCTTGAGTCTGGTCAGTGGACTGCAGGCAGCTGCGGCTGGCGGCGCCATTCCCGAAATGTGTCCCGTCTGTGGCCTCAAGCTGAGTGCCGAGGAGTGGCACACGCACTTTCTCACCGAACTGGATCGTCTCTACAAGCTGAGCGCCGGCTTCGAGCGTGCCAATCTCCAGGCGACCTACATGTTTGCCCCACCATGTCCGGCGCAGGAGAACGCCATACGCACCAGTCACAATCGCTGGGAG ACCTTTCAACGTATACGCAATAATCGCCAGAATCGACTGCGACTGAAGGTGCGCAAACGCAAATACGGAGAAATGTACATGATGGAGAGTCTCTACTGCAGCAGTTGTCCCATCTGCAAGCGCAAATATGCTCTAGAAACCGGCAAGCTGCCACCAGAG GAGGATAATAAAATGCAGGAAGAGATTGAAACAGTGGATGTAGAGAGCTGCAACGATGATGTGCCCGATTCGGGCTCAGAGCTAGCTGGCGCCTCAGCTGGTGTGGGTGGCTTGACCTCCAATCTGTCAGCTAACAGCATGCACAACAGCAATGCACAGCCGGGCAAATTGGATGGCATACTCTATCGCACAGCGTGCGTGATGAATCAGAAGGACGGGCATGCTGATGAGCAGGATGTGTGCACAAATGTCACAacggccagcagcagcagcagcagtgtcAGCTGGTCGGGTGAAACAACACCCAGCACTCCACACACCCAGGCACATATCAGTG TGAAAAACGTCAGCGAGCTGTCATCTACCACACATCACTACTACAACGCGGACTCCTGCGGCGTGGGCGTCAacgagcagagcagcagcaataataataacaacggcagcggcagcaacaacaatggcagcaaGGAGCTAATGATGGACACGGCATCGTGTCAGAACGACAGCGACGAGGATGTGATtgtcgatgacgatgagaCGGTGAAAATGTCGACCAAGTCCGCGCACAGTTACAAACGACGTCTGGATGAGAATGTGGGCAGCAGCAG AAGCATGGAGAACATCTCGCCTAGTGAGGAGCGTCCGCGTTCCGAGCCGCAGGTTAGCAGCACTGAACCCGGTCCCATGGACAtctccaacagcaacaacaacaacaacaacaatacaacaacagcaaccaaatATGTCGAGTCGATGGAGAACAGCCTGTCGCAGCTGTCGTCGATGGGCGTGCCGGGATTAACGCAATTGGACACAAAG ACAGGCATAAAGGATCTCAACACAGATGCGTTTCTGCGCGGTCGCAATTTCTATTTCCATCAGAGCTGTGCCAACGTCATGAGCAGTTATCGCCTCAACAAGGAGCTGCTCAGCCAGGCGCAGGCACAGAGG GAGGCTGCCGCCAATACGGCAACGCCACGCAGCCTGTCGCCATCGCCCGCCCAGTCGCCGCAACAGAGCGTTGCCACCCCGGCGATGGAGTAG
- the LOC132790369 gene encoding ornithine aminotransferase, mitochondrial has translation MFSKLCTRGIASRLGGIAQKTQPKEATESSSRSEAVFAREQKYGAHNYHPLPVALSRGEGVHVWDVEGKRYFDYLSAYSAVNQGHCHPKIIKALTEQSQKLALTSRAFYSDVLGEYEEYITKFFGYEKVLPMNTGVEGGETACKLARKWGYLKKQIPKNQAKIIFARNNFWGRTLSAVSASNDPSSYEGFGPFMPGFELIDYNNVTALEQALQDPNVCAFMVEPIQGEAGVVVPDEGYLRKVRELCSKHNVLWIADEVQTGLARTGRMLAVDYEDVQPDILILGKALSGGVYPVSAVLCNDEVMLCIKPGEHGSTYGGNPLGCRVAMAALEVLQEEKLAENAFKMGELLRSELSKLPKDVVSVVRGKGLLNAIVISSKHDAWDVCMKLKDNGLLAKPTHGDIIRFAPPLVINEAQMLESIDIIKKTILSM, from the exons ATGTTTTCCAAACTGTGCACACGCGGTATTGCCAGCCGTCTCGGTGGCATTGCCCAAAAGACACAACCCAAAGAGGCAACAGAGAGCAGCAGTCGCTCTGAGGCGGTCTTCGCACGTGAGCAGAAATACGGTGCACACAACTATCATCCATTACCGGTGGCGCTTAGCCGGGGCGAAGGTGTGCACGTGTGGGATGTGGAGGGCAAACGCTACTTTGACTATCTGAGCGCCTATTCGGCTGTCAATCAAGGTCACTGCCATCCCAAGATTATTAAGGCCCTGACGGAGCAGTCACAGAAACTGGCGCTGACGTCACG TGCTTTCTATTCGGACGTTCTGGGAGAATACGAGGAATATATTACCAAGTTTTTTGGCTACGAAAAAGTGCTTCCCATGAATACGGGCGTGGAAGGCGGTGAGACAGCTTGCAAGCTAGCCCGCAAATGGGGATACCTCAAGAAGCAGATACCCAAGAATCAGGCGAAGATCATTTTTGCACGCAACAACTTCTGGGGTCGCACATTGTCCGCCGTTTCTGCATCGAATGATCCCAGCAGCTACGAGGGCTTTGGTCCATTCATGCCCGGTTTTGAGCTGATCGATTACAATAATGTGACTGCTCTGGAGCAGGCTCTGCAGGATCCTAATGTGTGCGCCTTCATGGTGGAGCCCATTCAGGGCGAGGCTGGTGTTGTGGTGCCCGACGAGGGTTATCTGCGCAAGGTGCGAGAACTGTGCTCCAAACACAATGTACTCTGGATTGCGGATGAGGTGCAGACAGGTCTGGCACGCACAGGACGCATGTTGGCAGTGGATTACGAGGATGTTCAGCCTGATATTCTGATTCTGGGCAAAGCTTTGTCCGGTGGTGTCTATCCCGTTTCGGCTGTGCTCTGCAACGATGAGGTGATGCTGTGCATCAAGCCTGGAGAGCACGGTTCCACCTATGGTGGCAATCCGCTTGGCTGCCGCGTGGCCATGGCTGCTCTAGAGGTGCTGCAGGAGGAGAAACTGGCCGAGAATGCCTTCAAAATGGGTGAACTGCTGCGCAGCGAACTCTCCAAGTTGCCCAAGGATGTGGTATCTGTGGTCAGAGGCAAGGGACTGCTCAATGCCATCGTCATTAGCTCAA AACACGATGCCTGGGATGTTTGCATGAAGCTTAAGGACAACGGCTTGCTGGCCAAGCCAACTCATGGTGACATCATTCGCTTTGCTCCTCCGCTGGTCATCAACGAGGCACAAATGCTGGAGAGCATTGACATCATCAAGAAGACAATTCTGTCCATGTGA